The following are from one region of the Penaeus vannamei isolate JL-2024 chromosome 28, ASM4276789v1, whole genome shotgun sequence genome:
- the LOC113827973 gene encoding uncharacterized protein: MLVVALVLGILVNTETKPAPSPQILSYSVPSPILPGVLGGHVLPPVVHPMAPGFSCPVIPSMCHQPVSLPMMYHPPPAVLAPRPLVRPVQLPMVLPHPPVLPMLAPHPPVLPVHPPMVLPHPRRLPVPSPLYALQPPVLPVHLPVYSLHPPAMPLRPPMLPISPSMRSPTMLQSQPPAYSQPSGTPPASTPSELLSSAKVVYLPTPEGNPGADAGADSQFVSALPPQGSYGSPSTPDADPSKGDMSSMLSMMSSLNGFGYSSASNASASAN, encoded by the exons ATG CTCGTTGTGGCGCTGGTCCTAGGGATCCTGGTCAACACGGAGACCAAACCGGCACCCAGTCCCCAGATTCTTTCTTATAGTGTCCCAAGTCCTATCCTGCCTGGCGTGCTTGGAGGCCATGTTCTTCCCCCTGTGGTGCATCCAATGGCTCCGGGTTTCTCATGTCCCGTTATCCCATCCATGTGCCATCAACCCGTGAGTCTTCCAATGATGTACCACCCACCACCAGCGGTACTTGCTCCCCGTCCACTAGTGCGTCCTGTTCAACTTCCTATGGTCCTTCCTCATCCACCAGTGCTGCCTATGTTAGCTCCTCATCCACCAGTGCTGCCTGTTCACCCCCCTATGGTCTTACCTCATCCACGAAGACTGCCTGTTCCTTCCCCTCTGTACGCTCTCCAGCCACCAGTGCTGCCTGTTCATCTCCCCGTGTATTCTCTTCATCCACCAGCGATGCCTCTTCGACCCCCTATGCTTCCAATTTCTCCATCAATGCGCTCACCAACCATGCTTCAGTCACAGCCACCAGCCTATTCTCAGCCATCAGGGACTCCACCGGCATCCACCCCATCAGAATTACTCTCCTCAGCTAAAGTCGTTTACCTCCCAACACCAGAGGGTAATCCCGGGGCCGATGCTGGGGCCGACTCCCAATTCGTCTCAGCGCTTCCCCCCCAGGGTTCCTACGGCTCCCCCTCGACACCAGATGCCGACCCTTCGAAGGGTGACATGTCTTCCATGCTCAGTATGATGTCTTCCTTAAATGGCTTTGGTTACTCCTCAGCCAGTAACGCTTCCGCGTCAGCCAACTAA
- the LOC113825597 gene encoding homeobox protein ESX1-like — protein MFLRTLTVVLAVGFLVDAEAKPAPSPIVLPYGVSGSVLPGMLGAPVVQPMSPMMYPPTPALLAPHPPVLPIHPPVLSHPPMLPMLAPHPPMLPMLAPHPPVLPMHPPMLAPHPPVLSMHPPMLAPHPPMLPIPSPMLPTPMIPSMFHGPLLAPHPPMVPAFG, from the exons ATGTTTCTGAGAACA CTCACTGTGGTCCTGGCGGTCGGGTTCCTGGTCGACGCCGAGGCCAAACCGGCTCCCAGTCCCATCGTTCTTCCTTATGGCGTCTCCGGCTCTGTCCTGCCTGGCATGCTCGGAGCCCCTGTGGTACAGCCAATGTCTCCAATGATGTACCCTCCAACACCAGCGCTACTTGCTCCCCATCCACCAGTGCTTCCCATTCATCCGCCTGTGTTATCTCATCCACCAATGCTGCCTATGTTAGCTCCTCATCCACCAATGCTGCCTATGTTAGCTCCTCATCCACCAGTGCTACCTATGCACCCGCCTATGTTAGCTCCTCATCCACCAGTGCTATCTATGCACCCGCCTATGTTAGCTCCTCACCCACCAATGCTTCCTATCCCATCGCCCATGCTTCCTACGCCAATGATCCCATCCATGTTTCACGGTCCGTTATTAGCGCCTCACCCACCGATGGTGCCGGCGTTTGGTTAG